The stretch of DNA TCTTTGCTATTTGTCGAGGACTTCAAATCACGAATGTGGCTCTGGGCGGAACTCTTGTGCAACACATGGAGCAGCCGCACCAGCACCATGTTGCTCCCGTCACCATCGATAAATACCTTGACGAATTGGGCTTAAGCACTACTTCGTTGCAAGCTTCCTGTTATCACCATCAAATGATTGATCAGGTTGCCCCTGGCTTGGAAGTCATTGGACGCTCAACAGAAGGCTACGTCGAAGCAGTCAAAATTGATGCTCCTGGATGGGCCTTCGGTGTGCAGTGGCACCCCGAAGATAACTACGACACAGATAGTGCACAGCTAGAAATCCTGGCGCGATTTATCGCTGAGGCTTCTGCTTACGCTGCCCGCAATTAGCCTTCGATTTTTGCTGTGATCGCACGCAGCATGTCTGCTAGGTCACCACGCTTGTTATCAGCAACAGGTGAAACAACTTCAACTTCTTGACGGTTGAAGGCTGGAAACAAA from Aurantimicrobium sp. MWH-Uga1 encodes:
- a CDS encoding gamma-glutamyl-gamma-aminobutyrate hydrolase family protein, whose protein sequence is MARPRIAILARFAESTSATRYAAIVTARRLAEMVWAAGGEPLSMLPVSESDWADRLRGIDGVLMPGGADINPRTYGQEISSEHVYDVDDLADEADISLVKYALQTSMPFFAICRGLQITNVALGGTLVQHMEQPHQHHVAPVTIDKYLDELGLSTTSLQASCYHHQMIDQVAPGLEVIGRSTEGYVEAVKIDAPGWAFGVQWHPEDNYDTDSAQLEILARFIAEASAYAARN